In the genome of Raphanus sativus cultivar WK10039 chromosome 4, ASM80110v3, whole genome shotgun sequence, one region contains:
- the LOC108851851 gene encoding G-type lectin S-receptor-like serine/threonine-protein kinase SD2-5, whose translation MKIITLSFLICLFSKLQGHCKSDINLGFTLPLSAPIEYAPGFIGKAYIMETETSSRREPSFKAALTMESSEYKGRYLCSIQVFFGDVRVWSSGHYTKMYVSNKCIFELTEDGDMRLKSSNKHVGWRSGTSGQGIERLEIQSTGNLVLLDAINMIKWQSFNFPTDVMLSGQRLDVATQLTSFPKDSTMFYSFEVLRVKIALFLNLDKLKYSYWEYKPTENKTVNFVRLGPKGLDIFDDNSHIIGRIEQPMTRFLAIGNITGNLGLYSYKPDKGKFEATFQALSNTCDLPVACKPYGVCTSSKSCSCIKVMSSGDCNSSEEEWLSMKRLCDHDMVELEGVTTVLRNGTEARNVSKERCEELCKKDCECRGASYSAAEESCVMYGVVMGVKEIERGSGLSYMVKVPKGVRLGDEKSNVRKWVVGLVGGIDALVILLLLSGFGFYYIRKRRKSLSQPLQPQLQEEPIAE comes from the exons ATGAAGATCATTACATTAAGTTTcttaatctgcttgttctcTAAACTCCAAGGTCACTGCAAATCAGATATCAACCTCGGTTTTACTCTGCCACTCTCTGCTCCTATAGAATACGCTCCCGGATTTATTGGCAAAGCTTATATAATGGAGACAGAAACATCATCAAGAAGAGAACCAAGTTTCAAAGCCGCATTAACGATGGAGTCAAGCGAGTATAAGGGACGATATTTATGCTCTATCCAAGTTTTCTTTGGAGATGTAAGAGTTTGGAGTTCAGGACACTACACAAAGATGTATGTTTCTAACAAATGCATCTTCGAGCTAACAGAAGATGGAGACATGAGGTTAAAGAGTAGCAATAAGCACGTTGGATGGCGAAGTGGAACCTCAGGACAAGGCATTGAG AGGTTGGAGATACAAAGCACAGGGAATCTAGTTTTGCTTGATGCTATAAATATGATCAAATGGCAAAGTTTCAACTTCCCAACAGATGTGATGTTGAGTGGTCAGAGACTAGACGTGGCTACGCAACTAACTTCATTCCCAAAAGACTCGACTATGTTCTACTCTTTTGAAGTCCTACGTGTCAAGATTGCTCTGTTCCTCAACTTGGACAAGCTCAAGTACTCTTACTGGGAGTACAAACCTACAGAGAACAAAACAGTCAACTTCGTGAGGTTAGGGCCAAAAGGTCTCGACATATTTGATGATAACAGCCATATAATAGGGAGAATAGAGCAGCCTATGACCAGGTTCTTGGCTATTGGGAACATAACCGGTAATCTAGGTCTTTACTCGTATAAACCGGACAAGGGAAAATTCGAGGCAACGTTTCAAGCCTTGAGCAACACGTGTGATCTTCCAGTAGCGTGTAAACCATATGGAGTCTGCACATCTTCCAAGTCTTGCTCTTGCATCAAAGTGATGAGCAGCGGAGACTGCAACAGCAGCGAGGAGGAATGGCTTTCGATGAAGAGGCTATGCGATCACGACATGGTGGAGCTAGAAGGAGTCACGACAGTGCTGAGAAACGGTACAGAAGCGAGGAACGTGAGCAAAGAGAGATGCGAGGAGTTGTGTAAGAAAGACTGTGAGTGCAGAGGGGCGAGTTACTCTGCCGCTGAAGAGAGCTGTGTTATGTATGGGGTTGTGATGGGTGTTAAGGAGATCGAGAGAGGGAGTGGGTTGAGTTATATGGTGAAGGTACCAAAAGGAGTGAGGTTGGGTGATGAGAAGTCTAATGTGAGAAAATGGGTTGTGGGATTAGTTGGAGGGATTGATGCGCTTGTCATATTGCTGCTTCTGTctggttttggtttttattacaTTCGGAAAAGACGGAAGAGCTTATCACAGCCACTACAGCCGCAGCTGCAGGAAGAGCCCATTGCAGAATAG
- the LOC108848425 gene encoding ERBB-3 BINDING PROTEIN 1 produces the protein MSSDDERDEKELDLTSPEVVTKYKSAAEIVNKALQVVLAECKPGAKIVDLCEKGDAFIKEQTGNMYKSAKKKIDRGVAFPTCVSVNNVVGHFSPLASDESVLAEGDMVKIDMGCHIDGFIALVGHTHVIQEGPVTGRKADVIAAANTAAEVALRLVRPGKKNHPVTEAIQKVAEAYDCKIVEGVLSHQMKQNVIDGSKVVLSVTSPETRVDDVEFEENEVYAIDIVASTGDGKPKLLDEKQTTIYRKDESINYQLKMKASRSLISEVKENFPHMPFTSRSLEEKRARLGLVECVNHGHLQPYPVLYEKPGDFVAQIKFTVLLMPNGSDRITSHTLQEIQPTKTIDDPEIKGWLALGIKKKKGGGKKKKAKKAGEKGEASTEAEPMEASSNAEA, from the exons ATGAGTTCGGACGATGAGAGAGACGAGAAGGAGCTGGATCTCACCTCTCCCGAAGTCGTCACAAAGTACAAGAGCGCCGCTGAGATCGTCAACA AGGCGTTGCAGGTTGTTTTGGCTGAATGCAAGCCAGGAGCTAAGATTGTCGATCTCTGCGAGAAAGGAGACGCCTTTATCAAAGA GCAAACAGGGAACATGTACAAGAGTGCCAAAAAGAAGATAGACAGAGGCGTCGCTTTTCCGACATGCGTTTCTGTTAACAACGTCGTTGGTCATTTCTCACCTCTTGCTAGCGATGAGTCTGTGTTGGCAGAGGGCGATATGGTCAAAAT TGATATGGGATGCCATATTGATGGGTTCATTGCCCTTGTTGGCCACACGCATGTTATTCAAGAAGGACCCGTTACTGGACGCAAAGCTGATGTTATTGCTGCTGCCAATACTGCCGCTGAAGTTGCTTTGAGGCTCGTTCGTCCTGGGAAGAAG AACCATCCTGTCACTGAAGCTATTCAGAAGGTGGCTGAAGCGTACGACTGCAAAATTGTGGAAGGAGTTCTTTCCCACCAGATGAAACAGAATGTGATTGATGGAAGCAAGGTTGTCTTAAGTGTAACCAGTCCCGAAACTAGGGTTGATGATGTTGAGTTTGAAGAGAATGAAGTGTATGCTATAGATATTGTGGCAAGCACTGGTGATGGCAAg CCTAAGCTGTTAGACGAGAAGCAAACAACTATTTACAGGAAAGATGAGAGTATTAACTATCAGTTGAAGATGAAGGCCTCCAGATCCTTGATAAGCGAGGTTAAAGAGAACTTCCCCCACATGCCATTCACTTCAAG GTCATTGGAAGAGAAAAGGGCACGACTTGGACTTGTGGAGTGTGTGAACCATGGTCATTTGCAACCATATCCTGTTCTTTACGAGAAGCCTG GTGATTTTGTTGCCCAGATTAAATTCACAGTTCTGCTGATGCCAAATGGATCGGATAGGATCACTTCACACACACTTCAGGAGATTCAACCTACGAAGACCATTGACGACCCTGAGATCAAAGGGTGGTTAGCCTTGGGCATCAAAAAGAAGAAGGGTggtggaaagaagaagaaag CCAAGAAGGCAGGAGAGAAAGGAGAGGCCTCAACGGAGGCTGAGCCAATGGAAGCAAGTAGCAATGCTGAAGCATGA
- the LOC108849370 gene encoding uncharacterized protein LOC108849370, with translation MGPKAGTFVIFLLGLTLLSDARSFLPSSLSEEVYKDEKVCSLCEEYVNSALSYLEKNETQSQILEDLHDQCSHIRGFEQQCVTLVDYYLPLFFLHLESFQPHYFCKRLNLCGHVVALVEEARQDTCDVCHRTVSEILIKLQDPDTQLDIVELLLKGCKSFKNHEYEKKCKKLVFEYGPLILVNAEEFLVKNDICTLLRACPNQQTVLRLPAAGLADS, from the exons ATGGGGCCCAAAGCTGGAAcctttgtaatatttttgcTGGGTTTGACCCTTCTTTCTGACGCTAGATCCTTCCTTCCCTCCTCCCTCTCAg AGGAAGTGTACAAGGATGAAAAGGTTTGCAGTCTATGTGAGGAGTATGTTAACTCTGCTCTGAGCTACCTTGAGAAAAACGAAACACAGAGTCAGATATTAGAGGACCTTCATGATCAGTGTTCCCATATCCGCGGATTTGAACAACAG TGCGTAACTTTGGTTGACTACTACctccctctcttcttcttgcatCTTGAGTCCTTTCAACCTCATTATTTCTGCAAGCGGTTGAATCTTTGTGGTCACGTCGTAGCTCTTGTTGAAGAAGCTCGTCAGGATACTTGCGATGTTTGCCACAGGACTGTTTCTGAGATTCTCATCAAACTACAAGATCCCGACACACAG TTGGATATAGTTGAGCTGCTTCTTAAGGGATGCAAATCGTTCAAAAACCACGAGTACGAGAAGAAG TGCAAGAAGTTGGTGTTCGAGTATGGACCTTTGATCCTCGTGAATGCagaggaattcctagtgaaaAACGACATCTGCACACTCTTACGCGCATGTCCCAACCAGCAAACGGTTCTAAGGCTGCCAGCAGCAGGCTTGGCGGATTCTTGA
- the LOC108852892 gene encoding short-chain dehydrogenase reductase 2a-like: MPAQVIPEQTFKYLHDTIMEEPNSTLFHKRLEGRVAIVTGGAHGIGKATVKLFARHGATVVIADVDATAGSSLAKSISSSQVAFIRCDVSVEADVENLVNVTIARYGRLDVLFNNAGVLGDQKKHKSILDFNAEEFDQVMRVNVRGAGLGMKHAARAMIKRGFKGCIISTASVAGVMGGMGPHAYTASKHAIVGLTKNAACELGKYGIRVNCISPFGVATSMLVNAWRKTSGCGDMEDGDDVEEMEEFVRSLANLKGETLRATDIAEAALYLASDESKYVNGHNLVVDGGVTTARNCVGL, encoded by the exons ATGCCGGCCCAAGTGATCCCTGAGCAGACCTTTAAATACCTCCACGACACAATCATGGAGGAGCCGAATTCAACTTTATTTCATAAAAg GTTGGAAGGCAGAGTAGCCATCGTAACCGGTGGCGCACATGGAATCGGTAAAGCAACCGTCAAGCTATTCGCGAGACACGGTGCCACGGTGGTGATAGCTGACGTGGACGCCACAGCCGGATCTTCCCTGGCTAAATCGATCTCATCATCCCAAGTCGCCTTCATACGCTGCGATGTCTCGGTCGAAGCTGACGTGGAAAACCTAGTGAACGTGACCATCGCACGTTACGGTCGGCTTGACGTGCTATTCAACAACGCAGGAGTTCTCGGCGACCAGAAGAAACACAAAAGCATATTAGACTTCAACGCTGAAGAGTTCGACCAAGTGATGCGTGTGAACGTGCGAGGCGCAGGGCTCGGCATGAAACACGCCGCACGTGCCATGATCAAGAGAGGGTTTAAAGGTTGCATTATCTCGACGGCAAGTGTGGCCGGCGTGATGGGTGGAATGGGCCCACATGCTTACACGGCGTCGAAGCATGCGATCGTTGGACTGACCAAGAACGCAGCTTGTGAGCTCGGCAAGTATGGGATTAGGGTAAACTGCATATCACCGTTTGGAGTTGCCACGTCCATGCTCGTGAACGCGTGGCGGAAGACGAGTGGATGTGGTGACATGGAAGATGGTGATGATGTGGAGGAGATGGAGGAGTTCGTGAGGAGTTTGGCTAATTTGAAAGGAGAGACATTGAGAGCGACGGATATAGCTGAAGCGGCCTTGTATTTGGCGAGTGATGAGTCAAAGTATGTTAATGGACATAACCTTGTCGTTGACGGGGGTGTTACGACTGCGAGGAACTGTGTTGGTTTGTGA
- the LOC108848707 gene encoding patellin-6-like, with protein sequence MDSSLSPTPFDHQNTEPKKTFMMASLIPLRSNNHFKEDTYFVSELKLSEAKSLQDLKHKLSSSSFASSSMWGVPLLGGDDSADVILLKFLRARDFKVGDSLRMLEKCLEWREEFKAEKLTEEDLLGFKDLEGKVAYMRGYDKEGHPVCYNAYGVFKEREMYERVFGDDKKLNKFLRWRVQVMERGVELLHFKPGGANSIIQVTDLKDMPKRELRVASNQILSLFQDNYPEMVATKIFINVPWYFSVIYSMFSPFLTHRTKSKFVMSKEGNAAETLYKFIRPEDIPVQYGGLSRLTDSQNGPPKPASEFSIKGGEKVNIQIEGIEGGVTISWDIVVGGWDLEYTAEFVPNAEESYAIVVEKPREMKASDEAVYNSFTTGEAGKLIISVDNTLSRKKKVAAYRYTVRKST encoded by the exons ATGGACTCTTCACTGTCGCCAACCCCATTTGATCACCAAAACACAGAGCCAAAGAAAACCTTTATGATGGCCTCTCTCATTCCTCTCCGCTCCAACAACCACTTCAAAGAAGACACTTACTTCGTCTCCGAACTCAAACTCTCCGAGGCAAAATCTCTCCAAGACCTCAAACACAAACTCTCATCTTCCTCCTTCGCATCCTCTTCCATGTGGGGTGTCCCGCTCCTCGGCGGCGACGACAGCGCCGACGTCATCCTCCTCAAGTTCCTCAGGGCCAGGGACTTCAAAGTCGGAGACTCGCTGAGGATGCTCGAGAAGTGTTTGGAGTGGAGAGAAGAGTTCAAGGCCGAGAAACTGACGGAAGAGGATCTTCTTGGGTTTAAAGATTTGGAAGGTAAAGTAGCGTACATGAGAGGGTACGACAAAGAAGGACATCCCGTGTGTTACAACGCGTACGGTGTgtttaaagagagagagatgtacgAGAGAGTGTTTGGTGATGACAAGAAACTCAACAAGTTCTTGAGATGGAGAGTTCAGGTTATGGAGAGAGGTGTTGAGCTGCTTCATTTTAAACCTGGTGGTGCTAATTCTATTATTCAAGTTACGGATCTTAAGGATATGCCTAAGAGAGAGCTTAGAGTTGCTTCGAACCagattctttctctctttcaggATAATTACCCTGAGATGGTTGCTACTAAG ATATTCATCAATGTGCCTTGGTACTTCAGTGTGATCTACTCAATGTTCAGCCCTTTCTTGACTCATAGAACAAAGAGCAAGTTTGTAATGTCCAAAGAAGGAAATGCAGCCGAAACACTTTACAA GTTCATAAGACCTGAAGATATTCCAGTGCAATACGGCGGCCTTAGTCGTCTTACAGATTCGCAAAACGGACCACCTAAACCCGCCTCTGAATTCTCCATCAAGGGCGGAGAGAAAGTTAACATTCAGATCGAAGGCATTGAG GGTGGAGTAACCATATCATGGGACATAGTAGTTGGAGGATGGGACTTGGAGTACACGGCAGAGTTTGTTCCAAACGCTGAAGAGAGTTATGCGATTGTGGTTGAGAAACCAAGAGAGATGAAAGCTTCAGATGAAGCTGTTTACAACTCTTTCACGACAGGAGAAGCTGGGAAACTCATTATCTCGGTCGATAACACTTTGTCCCGCAAGAAGAAAGTTGCTGCTTATCGTTACACTGTCAGAAAATCTACATAG
- the LOC108849372 gene encoding uncharacterized protein LOC108849372 has translation MEEGLPEADNLLRIKRKTEEEEEKGANGGVLNNLISNLIGTTTTATTVDDKSGETSRHMKMKMKKESSGGGILENIISHLPEDIEVPTTEEASMLIHSVID, from the exons ATGGAAGAAGGATTACCAGAAGCAGACAACCTCTTACGTATCAAACGTAAaacagaagaagaggaagagaagggAGCTAATGGTGGGGTTTTGAACAATCTGATATCCAACTTGATTGgtacaacaacaacagcaacaacagtAGACGACAAATCTGGTGAAACATCCAGACatatgaagatgaagatgaagaaagagaGTTCAGGTGGTGGAAtcttagaaaatattatatctcATCTGCCAG AAGATATTGAAGTTCCAACGACAGAGGAAGCATCCATGCTGATCCACTCTGTGATTGACTGA
- the LOC108855603 gene encoding ethylene-overproduction protein 1-like: MHHNPFTTMRSLKLADGCKGTQVYALNPPNGTTGTGGGVGDKLLHHLQDHLRVNSSIRSKSSRTYQQPPSESLLPHGLPVTDLLEPPIDPSLKFADLVDKMAEVHRRVDASEPLERSGAFLEQCAVFKGLSDPKLFRRSLRSSRQHAVDVHGKVVLSSWLRFERREDELIGTSSMDCCGRNLECPKATLVPGYDPDTVYDPCLCNVVNVVPPECSTSEEEEEEAFDYDMSFCIGDEEVRCVRYKVASLSRPFKAMLYGGFRETKQGTISFTQNGISVEGMRAAEVFSRTKRLVGDEFSPSVVLELLKLANRFCCDELKSACDTRLAFLVDSLDEAMLLIEYGLEESAYLLVAACLQVFLRELPSSMHDPNVMKIFCSVEGRERLASLGHASFALYFFLSQIAMEDDMKSNTTVMVLERLVECAVESWEKQLAYHQLGVVMLERKEYKDAQRAFNTAVEAGHLYSLVGVARCKFKRDHRYSAYKIINSLISDHKAATGWMHQERSLYCSGKEKLLDLDTATELDPTLTFPYKFRAVALVEENQFGDAISELSKILGFKASPDCLEMRAWISIGKEDYEGALKDIRALLTLEPNFMMFNGKIHADHMVELLRPLAHQRSQADCWMQLFDHWSSVDDIGSLAVVHDMLAHDPGNSLLRFRQSLLLLRLNCQKAAMRCLRLARNHSKLKHERLVYEGWILYDTGHREEALAKAEESISIQRSFEVFFLKAYALADSTLDPKSSEYVIQLLEEALRCPSDALRKGQALNNLGSVYVDCDKLDLAADCYTNALNIKHTRAHQGLARVYHLKNQRKAAYDEMTKLIEKAQNNASAYEKRSEYCDREMAQSDLSLATELDPLRTYPYRYRAAVLMDDHKENEAIEELSKAISFKPDLQLLHLRAAFYDSMGEGASAIKDCEAALCMDPGHADTLELYHKARETNATDQK; the protein is encoded by the exons ATGCATCACAATCCATTCACCACAATGCGAAGTTTAAAACTTGCAGACGGTTGTAAAGGCACGCAAGTCTACGCTCTCAACCCTCCTAACGGAACCACCGGAACCGGAGGAGGAGTGGGTGACAAGCTCCTCCACCATCTCCAAGACCACCTCCGCGTTAACTCTTCAATCCGATCCAAATCAAGCCGCACATACCAACAACCCCCCTCCGAATCCCTCCTCCCTCACGGCCTCCCCGTCACCGACCTCCTCGAGCCTCCGATCGACCCGTCTTTAAAATTCGCCGACTTGGTCGACAAGATGGCCGAGGTCCACCGCCGCGTCGACGCCTCCGAGCCGCTCGAGAGATCCGGAGCCTTTCTGGAGCAATGCGCCGTCTTCAAGGGCTTATCCGATCCGAAGCTTTTCCGGCGGAGTCTCCGGTCGTCGAGACAGCACGCCGTCGACGTCCACGGTAAAGTCGTGCTGTCGTCGTGGCTCAGGTTCGAGAGGAGGGAGGACGAGCTGATCGGGACGAGCTCTATGGATTGCTGCGGGAGGAACTTGGAGTGTCCCAAGGCCACTCTTGTTCCCGGGTATGACCCGGATACCGTTTACGACCCGTGTCTCTGCAACGTTGTGAATGTCGTTCCTCCTGAGTGTTCGACCtctgaggaggaagaagaagaagcgttTGACTACGATATGTCCTTTTGTATCGGTGACGAAGAGGTTCGTTGCGTGAGGTACAAGGTAGCGTCTCTGTCTAGACCTTTCAAGGCGATGCTGTACGGAGGGTTCAGAGAGACGAAACAAGGGACGATTAGTTTCACGCAGAACGGGATCTCCGTCGAAGGGATGAGAGCTGCGGAGGTGTTCAGCAGGACGAAGAGGTTGGTGGGAGATGAGTTCTCTCCCAGCGTTGTCTTGGAGCTGCTCAAGCTAGCGAATAGGTTCTGCTGCGACGAGTTGAAGTCAGCTTGCGATACTCGTTTGGCGTTTCTTGTTGATAGTCTTGACGAGGCGATGCTGTTGATTGAGTATGGATTAGAAGAGTCTGCGTACCTTCTCGTGGCGGCTTGTCTACAGGTTTTCCTCAGGGAGCTGCCGAGCTCTATGCATGATCCCAACGTTATGAAGATCTTCTGCAGCGTCGAGGGAAGGGAGAGGCTGGCGTCTCTCGGCCACGCCTCTTTTGCGTTGTACTTCTTCTTAAGCCAGATCGCTATGGAGGATGATATGAAATCCAACACGACTGTCATGGTTCTGGAGCGTCTTGTCGAATGCGCGGTGGAGAGCTGGGAGAAACAGCTCGCGTACCACCAGTTAGGAGTTGTGATGCTCGAGAGGAAAGAGTATAAAGACGCTCAGAGAGCGTTCAACACAGCGGTGGAGGCTGGTCATCTTTACTCCCTCGTTGGTGTGGCTAGGTGTAAGTTCAAGCGTGACCATAGATACTCGGCTTACAAGATCATCAACTCGCTGATCTCGGATCACAAGGCTGCTACCGGGTGGATGCACCAGGAGAGGTCATTGTACTGCAGCGGCAAAGAGAAGCTGCTTGATTTGGACACAGCTACCGAGCTAGATCCCACGTTGACTTTCCCTTACAAGTTCAGGGCGGTGGCGTTGGTGGAGGAGAATCAGTTCGGCGATGCCATCTCGGAGCTGAGCAAGATTCTCGGATTCAAGGCTTCTCCTGACTGTCTCGAGATGAGGGCGTGGATCTCTATAGGTAAAGAGGATTACGAGGGAGCTTTGAAAGACATCCGCGCGCTTCTGACCTTGGAGCCGAACTTCATGATGTTCAACGGTAAGATCCATGCTGATCACATGGTGGAGCTGCTCCGTCCGCTGGCTCATCAGCGTAGCCAAGCTGATTGCTGGATGCAGCTGTTTGATCACTGGTCTTCTGTTGACGATATTGGATCTCTAGCAGTTGTTCATGACATGCTTGCGCATGATCCAGGGAATAGTCTTTTGCGTTTCAGACAGTCTCTTCTTCTGCTGAGGCTAAACTGTCAAAAGGCGGCGATGCGTTGTCTAAGGCTGGCTAGGAACCATTCGAAGCTGAAGCATGAGAGACTTGTGTACGAAGGATGGATACTGTACGATACTGGCCACCGTGAGGAAGCTTTGGCCAAGGCTGAGGAGTCCATTTCTATACAAAGATCTTTCGAAGTGTTTTTCCTCAAAGCTTATGCTCTCGCGGACTCTACGCTCGACCCTAAGTCCTCGGAGTACGTTATCCAGCTCCTTGAAGAAGCGCTTCGTTGCCCCTCTGATGCTCTCCGTAAGGGACAA GCTTTGAACAACCTGGGGAGCGTATATGTGGACTGTGATAAGCTGGATCTTGCAGCTGATTGCTACACCAACGCGCTCAACATCAAGCACACAAGAGCACACCAAGGCCTTGCTCGTGTCTATCATCTGAAGAATCAACGCAAAGCGGCTTATGATGAGATGACAAAGCTAATAGAGAAGGCTCAGAACAATGCGTCGGCGTATGAGAAGCGTTCTGAATATTGCGACCGCGAAATGGCACAAAGCGACCTTAGCCTGGCTACAGAGCTAGACCCTCTCCGTACCTATCCTTACAGATACAGAGCCGCAG TTCTTATGGACGACCACAAAGAAAATGAAGCGATAGAGGAGCTTTCGAAGGCGATATCGTTTAAACCAGATCTGCAGCTGTTACATCTACGGGCAGCGTTCTATGATTCCATGGGAGAAGGAGCATCTGCTATCAAAGACTGCGAAGCAGCGTTGTGTATGGATCCAGGTCATGCAGATACACTCGAGCTCTACCACAAAGCACGTGAAACAAATGCTACCGATCAAAAATAG
- the LOC108848888 gene encoding BAG family molecular chaperone regulator 4-like, translating into MVHHSTDDDSELEVRPDGATMLVQQSVDAPSSSDSRPLQEPDSSSAVSNHTITITVSHDSSDHLLHVPDRATFGDVKKALVQKTELEASDMKILFRGDEKDDDAELLQAAGVIDGSSLVLVEEPNEREDHVEPPPVMMMTEEIAKAVAAVQAVTGEVDDLSDRVAALEAAIDGGTIVAVKEFDMAAELLMRQLLKLDGIKVDGEARVQRKAEVRRVQKLQEDVDTLKARCYRAKPQL; encoded by the exons ATGGTGCATCACTCAACCGACGATGATTCGGAGTTGGAAGTAAGACCTGATGGTGCTACTATGCTCGTCCAACAGAGCGTCGACGCTCCCTCCTCCTCTGACTCACGACCTCTCCAGGAACCAGACTCTTCTTCCGCCGTTTCTAATCACACCATCACTATCACCGTTTCCCATGACTCCTCGGACCACCTTCTTCATGTTCCTGACCGCGCCACTTTCG GGGATGTGAAGAAAGCCCTTGTCCAGAAAACTGAGTTGGAGGCTAGTGATATGAAGATCTTGTTCAGGGGAGATGAGAAAGATGATGACGCTGAGCTATTGCAAGCTGCTGGTGTTATTGACGGTTCTAGTCTTGTCCTTGTGGAGGAACCTAATGAGAGAGAGGACCATGTTGAACCGCCTCCCGTGATGATGATGACCGAAGAGATTGCCAAGGCTGTTGCTGCTGTTCAGGCAGTCACTGGAGAGGTCGATGACCTCTCGGATaga GTTGCTGCTTTAGAGGCTGCTATCGATGGAGGGACGATAGTTGCGGTGAAGGAGTTTGACATGGCTGCTGAGCTGCTCATGAGGCAGTTGCTCAAATTGGATGGCATCAAGGTAGATGGGGAAGCTAGAGTACAGCGAAAGGCAGAG GTACGTAGGGTCCAAAAGTTGCAGGAGGATGTGGATACCTTGAAGGCAAGATGTTACAGAGCAAAGCCGCAGCTGTAA